The stretch of DNA CAGCCGACACTTCTAATGCATATTTTGCAAAATTTTGTACAAAATGCGATCAAATTTACGCCTAAAGAGGGTAAGATTACCATCCAAGCTTACCTTAATAAAGAAGGCTTTTTTGTTCAAGTGATTGACGAAGGTATTGGTATTGATGAGAGTAAAGATCTTTTTGCTCCGTTTAAACGTTACGGCAATCAAACAGGTGCTGGACTTGGGCTTTTCCTTGCCAAAAATGCAGCTGATGCTATTGGTGCTAAAATCACCCTCAAAAACAGAGAAGATGCTCAAGGAACCATTGCAACTCTTTTACTTCCTCAGCGCAAACGCTCTCTTTAAATTTCGTTAAAGTATTTTTAGTGTATAAACTCGTCAATAAATTTGACTTTAAATAAGGAAAACCAACATGTCTTTAATGATCACGGAAGAGTGTATTGCGTGTGACGCGTGTCGCGATGAGTGTCCAAATGGAGCGATTGAGGAGTCTGATCCTATTTATATCATTGATCCAGATGTCTGTACTGAATGTGTAGGTCATTACGATGAACCAGCATGTATCTCTGTTTGCCCTGTAGAATGTATCATTCCAGATCCAGATAACATCGAAAGCGTTGAAGAGTTAAAGCTAAAATTTGAACAGCTTAACAGCGACAATTAATGTCAAAACGCACTGCCATTATTGACATAGGATCCAATTCTGCAAGAATGGCAATCTTTGAAAAAAGTAGCCGTTTTGCCTTCCATTTGATTAACGAAACCAAAAGTCGTGTACGTATTGGAGAAGGTGCGTATAATTTTGGTGGTGTGTTACAAGAGCCAGCACTCAAGCGTGCTTTTACAACACTGGAAGAGTTTGGGCATATTATAAAAGGACTTAAATGCAATAAAGTTCTCTGTATTGCAACTTCTGCACTTAGAGATGCTCCAAATGCCCATTTATTTATCAACAAAATACGCAACGAACTTGGCATTAATATCAAAATCATTGAAGGTACTAAAGAGGCTTATTATGGCG from Sulfurospirillum oryzae encodes:
- a CDS encoding YfhL family 4Fe-4S dicluster ferredoxin — protein: MSLMITEECIACDACRDECPNGAIEESDPIYIIDPDVCTECVGHYDEPACISVCPVECIIPDPDNIESVEELKLKFEQLNSDN